From Coregonus clupeaformis isolate EN_2021a unplaced genomic scaffold, ASM2061545v1 scaf0882, whole genome shotgun sequence, the proteins below share one genomic window:
- the LOC121563404 gene encoding uncharacterized protein LOC121563404 — protein MLVRELAVLNTQIFTVEQPIFISFTPARRMVWNELSSQNEQYVDEEVGHRSCLALIPWSGPLCVPIFPVFSKAKPVYYLTRAGRMLVTELAVLNTQTSKLVIEEPTIHLTEAGRLVLDELSAPSDSHSQPNREDSGFPYEKLQLVGNWGSFHFHYWNIHYGRVQGLVQVVLTNKKLTGIKFLGRRIHGLMSCLVKRRSEFTYYEDAQWRGTRRGGMR, from the exons atgctggtgagagagctggcagtgttaaacaCGCAG ATATTCACAGTGGAGCAGCCCATTTTCATCAGTTTCACTCCTGCTAGGAGGATGGTATGGAATGAACTGTCCTCTCAAAATGAACAG tatgtggatgaggaggttgggcaccggtcctgtctggctttaatcccttggtctggaccctTGTGTGTTCCTATCTTT cctgtcttctccaaGGCCAAACCAGTCTACTACCTCACTCGTGCTGGGAGAATGCTGGTAACAGAGCTTgcagtgttaaacacacag ACTTCCAAATTGGTTATTGAGGAGCCTACCATTCACCTCACTGAAGCTGGGAGGCTAGTGCTTGACGAACTGTCAGCACCTTCAGATAGCCATTCACAG CCAAATAGGGAAGACTCTGGTTTTCCCTATGAGAAGTTGCAGCTGGTTGGGAACTGGGGTTCGTTTCATTTCCATTACTGGAATATCCATTATGGACGAGTGCAG GGTCTCGTCCAGGTGGTCCTCACCAACAAGAAGCTGACTGGTATTAAG TTCCTTGGTAGAAGGATCCATGGACTCATGTCCTGCCTTGTCAAGAGGAGGTCTGAGTTCACCTAttatgaggatgcccag TGGAGGGGTAccaggagaggggggatgagatga